One part of the Rutidosis leptorrhynchoides isolate AG116_Rl617_1_P2 chromosome 1, CSIRO_AGI_Rlap_v1, whole genome shotgun sequence genome encodes these proteins:
- the LOC139872928 gene encoding abscisic acid receptor PYL9-like produces the protein MDAAQYIRRHHRHIAGRQQCASAVVKHIKAPVDIVWSLVRRFDQPQKYKPFISRCTMRGGLNIGSVREVNVKSGLPATTSTERLELLDDKEHILGIKIVGGDHRLKNYSSILTVHPEVIEGRSGTLVIESFVVDIPNGNTNDDTCYFIKGLINCNLKSLSDVSERMAVQIQTAPLA, from the exons ATGGATGCAGCTCAATATATACGAAGACATCACCGGCATATCGCCGGACGTCAACAGTGCGCTTCCGCCGTCGTCAAACACATCAAAGCTCCAGTTGATATT GTTTGGTCGTTAGTTAGGAGGTTTGATCAACCTCAAAAGTACAAACCATTTATTAGCAGATGCACGATGCGCGGGGGGCTTAATATAGGAAGTGTTAGAGAGGTAAATGTCAAGTCAGGGCTTCCAGCCACTACTAGCACAGAGAGATTGGAACTTCTTGATGACAAAGAGCACATACTTGGCATCAAAATTGTCGGTGGTGACCATAGGCTAAAG AACTATTCTTCAATTCTTACCGTGCATCCAGAGGTAATAGAAGGAAGATCTGGTACACTAGTGATAGAGTCATTCGTGGTGGACATACCCAATGGAAATACGAATGATGATACATGCTACTTTATCAAAGGCTTAATCAACTGCAACCTTAAATCTCTTTCTGATGTGTCAGAAAGAATGGCTGTCCAGATTCAGACCGCACCCCTTGCTTAA